GAAGGCGCAGCATCCAATAGAGTAGACAACAACAAGGAAGATGAGGAAAATGATATTAGCTACGGCAACCTTCTTCCAGTCATGCTTGAGGTTGGCGAGAACCCCTGCCTTGCAAGATTGGCAGTCATAGCAAAGAGTGGATTGGCCACTTTGCCATGTGTTGCAGTCCGTCACATCAGATGAGTTGAAGCCAGGAGGTTTATTCCATGCAGTTCCACTCATGTAGGTGAAGTTACATGCACTGGGAGGTTTGCAGCATCCAGACTGAACCGACAAGAGATAAACACAACACAATAAAAGTCAAGATACAAGCAGTAATGCCTACATGATACATTGCCAGAGTGCTACTCGTGGACACTTCTACTTTCGCATAACCTATTACAGGTTGTGGTACATACTTCTGTTTCTCCTCCCTAACATTATGCTTTTAGATACTATTTTATCTGCAGAATGAATTTGATCAGGTGTTCCATTTTAAAGGTTTAGCCATAAACCAAACTATCTTCACTATCTGAAAAGAGAGTTCAAGCAAGGCACCAAGTTCATCTGTGCGTGGCTACTTGCAGCCAACTATCCATATTCTTTGTGGACTGGGAGCATTCTATGTTGATTGTTAACCAGTATCGAAGGAATCAGACTTTACAAAGAAGGTCAACAGTAGTGTAATAAAGAAAGACCTGCATGCTCATAAAGAAAGGGATACACATGGAAGAAGACAATCATTTCAAACAATAAAGTCACTTAAAACCACTCGAGCTGTACACATGTTGATTCAATGTGGTGCTTTGGAAATTTTGCCTATTGAAGTGCTCAGAAGTAATTTTAGATTCATCTTGTGAAAAAGGTGAACATGAATGTAATGAATCAGAGGTCAAGATGTGGACTAGGAGAAACCACACAACAAACATATTTATGTAGTCATTATTTTCTTTCAGCATAATTTCGAGTTTTTGTCACAAAAAGACAACCTGTTCAGTATGAACAAAAATATTAATGTAATAAAGAACACAAATATAGTTTACTGAGGAGAAGCAACCAGTGCAGTATGAGAATTGAAGCTGCCAACTAAGATTCACAAAGAAGACACAAAGTTTGAAGTCTAGTATTGAGAAAATGCCATGGAAAACAACAAAGCTTACACCACATAAGATTCTTCCATATCTATATGTCTATAACTCAAAAAGGCAGCAGCAGAAGATATGAAACGTAAATTTCATACAGAAAAAGATaatgaggatgatgatgatgataacaaaTTACTAACACAACAAGTATACCAGCAAAAGGGTTAGGCTTGCACTACACCTTGAACTTTCATAAGAATCACACAATCCCACTTTTAAGTGCAGCAGGTTTGGGCCACATTAATCATACTCAAAGAACTGTTGCAACTCAAAACAACACAAAAACTCGTAGAAGACAAGAGAAACAACAGAGGTTATAATTGAGGAACCCATCTTCCATACCAATTAGATTTGACAAAAAAGAAATTCCTCATATCTAAAGAATTCATGCTAGCAACCAAaagcaaaatttagacaaacattACACGTACAGGATGCACCACCACCAACATAAATAGAGAGAGGAGATGCCCAAACAGAAGCCAACATGTCACAGGCAGTAAAGAAGATCAGAGCAATGTGCGGAGTTGAATGTCAAAAGAAGATATGCTATAGAGAAAATTTTGCTCCAGAGGACAATTTGCAACGGCCAAACTTCTAAAAGAGCAGACCATCTACCGATTTACATGCCCCATGGACACATGCTTCTCGAAGATCGAACCTTTACAGCATAATATCGTCGGAGAGCGTCTCAAACGGGAGAAGCAACGCAAGCAAAAGACAAAAAGATGCCATTTTCAGTTCTCAAAACCAAAACCTTGCGGGAGAAAACAAGAAAAGGGGATGACCAATGCAAGCCAAAAAGATGCGATTTTTAGCGTCACAAAGCACCGACCTGTATAGGGGAGAGGTTATCTTTGATGAATTGGTCCCAAGTCTGGTTCTTGTTCTGCAAGCTCTCGCACACCTTGCCCTGCTGCAAGCAGCTGCGGATCCTCCTCCAGTTACTGGCCTTCTCCACCCTCCTCTGGAGCCAGTCGGAGTAGTCCCCCAGGCGGTACTCCTTGAACCCGCGTCCGGAGACGACCTCTCCGGCGCCCTTGTTGGTGACGACGAAGGCAAAGACGGTGAAGCAGACGAGGAGGAGTATGAGGAGGAACATGACGACCAGGTACAGCCAGAGGAGGCAGGAGTTGCGGCAGCAGGCGCCGACGAAGCCGGCGAGGGATACAAGGAAGAGGAAGACACCGAGGGCGACGAGGGGCCGCTCCAGGAACTTCTCGCAGTCGGTATTGGCACGCTGGCTCAGCCAGATGCCGCCGCCGATAATGGGGATCGACAGCACCAGAGTGATGACATTGAGCACTCCGATGAGGCTGTTGCTGAACCGCACCATCTTCCTCAGGCGGATTGCGGTCTCTCGCCGTCGCTTCTTCTGCACGCACTGGGGAGGGAGAGGAAGAGACGAAGATGAGAGAGATGACGGCAGAGCGAACACTGTG
The DNA window shown above is from Musa acuminata AAA Group cultivar baxijiao chromosome BXJ2-4, Cavendish_Baxijiao_AAA, whole genome shotgun sequence and carries:
- the LOC135609914 gene encoding tetraspanin-7-like codes for the protein MVRFSNSLIGVLNVITLVLSIPIIGGGIWLSQRANTDCEKFLERPLVALGVFLFLVSLAGFVGACCRNSCLLWLYLVVMFLLILLLVCFTVFAFVVTNKGAGEVVSGRGFKEYRLGDYSDWLQRRVEKASNWRRIRSCLQQGKVCESLQNKNQTWDQFIKDNLSPIQSGCCKPPSACNFTYMSGTAWNKPPGFNSSDVTDCNTWQSGQSTLCYDCQSCKAGVLANLKHDWKKVAVANIIFLIFLVVVYSIGCCAFRNNRDDNHHRRYK